Genomic DNA from Orcinus orca chromosome 6, mOrcOrc1.1, whole genome shotgun sequence:
gaaaattaatggaaaaaaagtAAGTTTTCATACAGGTGACTGTCAGAGATGGTATTAATTCCAACCCATTTTGTGCAATAAATCTATACAAAAACTTGATATACTTACCTACGTGTGTGCAGTAACAATGACAGAAAGTGAAAGActccttatttggaaacagactcataataaaaatagctatgtGTGAAAGCATATACGTGGGACAGTAAGAACACCTTCTGAGAATCTGTAATAAAGAGACTACAGGCAAAAGTTCCACAATTTGGGCTGTAATAAAACCTTTCAAAAGCTGATATCCTTCAATACTTGACAGCCAAACTCGTCAATGACATCTTCCACATCACCATGATTTATAACACATCACTGAGACATTATTTCCCTGAAACCAGTTCTGTAATTATAGAAAGACTGGGATGCTGACTTCATCATAAACATTTGCTATAAAGGTGCCATGTCCCCTTGTAATTCCTGCATATATACCCGCTGATGTTCACACTGTTGCTTACCACTATCATAAACTACCCTGGTTTGTATTAAGACATTGAGAATCCGTAAAGTAAGTTACAGTCAAGACACAACTCACCGAGCACGATGACCACAGTCTTCAGAAGACTCATCATGGTATCCCGATTGCGCCGCGGCCCAGAACTATGCCGAGACATCCTCATAGTCCTCTGGCGAACGTAGCCAAAGATATGAGCATAGAGAACCACCATGACAACAAAGGTCACCAAGTTGAAAATGGCCCAGAAGACCAAGTAAGAGTCACTGTAGAGGGGTGCCATGTTGGAACAGTTTTCAATATCACAGATGCAGTTCCAGCCCACACTGGGTATGGCCCCCATAACAATGGCCATGGTCCAGATGACcacaatcaccaccaccacccgccggTTGCTCATCCGCGTGTGGAGCTGCATGCGGAAAACCGTAATATGCCTCTCGATTGCAATGGCCAGTAGGTTGGCCACAGAGGCTGTCAGGCTGGTGTCAATGAGGCCCTGACGCAGGAGCCACGTGCTAACAGTCAGTCTCCGAGTATTGGGTCCTGTGTTGAACATTAGGTAGAAGTAGGCCAACCCAGCAAAGAAGTCCGCAGCAGCCAGATTCGCCATTAAGTAATAAATAGGAAAATGGAAGCGGCGGTTGACATAGATCGCCACCATGACCAGCAGGTTGGCCAACATGATGAAGATACAGACGGTGATTCCAAGTCCCATCACCAGCTTGCTAACTGTGTTCCATTCTGTGGCAAGGTACTTTCCACTCCGGTTATAAAAGAAGGCGATGGACTCATTGTAGAAGCACTGTGGTTCATTCATGGCTGTGAactaaaagagaaaggaagagaggttaaaaaagagaaaaaccatggACCCAAATTTAAAGATGTGTAGATAACGCAAGTCTTCTACGGtaaatgtggccaaaaaagagcaaaagcaaagaatttgaaaatctGATCCTGTGTAATGTTCTA
This window encodes:
- the LPAR1 gene encoding lysophosphatidic acid receptor 1 produces the protein MAAASTSTPVISQPQFTAMNEPQCFYNESIAFFYNRSGKYLATEWNTVSKLVMGLGITVCIFIMLANLLVMVAIYVNRRFHFPIYYLMANLAAADFFAGLAYFYLMFNTGPNTRRLTVSTWLLRQGLIDTSLTASVANLLAIAIERHITVFRMQLHTRMSNRRVVVVIVVIWTMAIVMGAIPSVGWNCICDIENCSNMAPLYSDSYLVFWAIFNLVTFVVMVVLYAHIFGYVRQRTMRMSRHSSGPRRNRDTMMSLLKTVVIVLGAFIICWTPGLVLLLLDVCCPQCDVLAYEKFFLLLAEFNSAMNPIIYSYRDKEMSATFRQILCCQRSENTSGPTEGSDRSASSVNHTILAGVHSNDHSVV